GCCTATCTTTTTTGGGATTCCCTTTCTGACCGGGAGGTTGAATACCTGCTCGGCAAGAGCATCGGAGCCATCGAGCATGGAAGTTCCTCCGGTGACAACAATGCCGGCGGCTATCATCTCCTCATAGCCGGATCTGACTATTTCCTTCTGAACAAGGGTAAAGATCTCCTCCATCCTCGGCTCCAAAATCTCAGCGAGTATCTGCCTTGAGAGAACTCTCGGCACCCTTCCCCCAACCGAAGGCACCTCTATCGTCTCATCCTTGTGGACGAGCCCGGCTGTACAGCATCCGTACCTCTGCTTGATCTTCTCGGCCTCGTGAGCGGGAGTTCTGAGACCTACTGCGACGTCGTTGGTCAGATGGTGCCCCCCCAACGTGAGAACGGCCGTATAAACTATCGACCCGCCTGAATAAATCGCTATATCGGTGGTACCTCCACCTATATCGACGAGGGCCACGCCGAGCTCCTTCTCATCGGGCGACAAGACTGCCTCGGACGATGCGAGCTGTTGCAGAACTATGTCATTGACGTTGAGTCCCGCCCTGTTGCAGCACTTTATTATGTTCTGTGCTGAAGTTACCGCGCCTGTAACTATGTGAACTTTCGCTTCCAAGCGAACCCCGCTCATTCCAACAGGATCCTTCACGCCATCCTGATCATCGACGATGAACTGTTGAGGAATCACGTGAATGACTTCGCGATCAAGAGGGATAGAAACCGCTTGTGCGGCATCTATCACCCTATCGACATCGGAAGAACAGACTTCCCTGTCTTTGATGGCAACTATACCATGACTGTTGATTCCCTTGATATGGCCACCGCCTATCCCGGCAAATGCGCTGGTTATTTCGCACCCGGCCATAAGCTCGGCCTCCTCGACCGCCTTCTTGATCGATGAGACAGTGCTCTCTATGTTTATTACGACTCCCTTTCGCATCCCTTTTGAAGGGTGTGT
This genomic window from Myxococcales bacterium contains:
- the ftsA gene encoding cell division protein FtsA, giving the protein MAKRDDLVVGLDIGTTKICAIVGEVTDDGIDIVGIGTHPSKGMRKGVVINIESTVSSIKKAVEEAELMAGCEITSAFAGIGGGHIKGINSHGIVAIKDREVCSSDVDRVIDAAQAVSIPLDREVIHVIPQQFIVDDQDGVKDPVGMSGVRLEAKVHIVTGAVTSAQNIIKCCNRAGLNVNDIVLQQLASSEAVLSPDEKELGVALVDIGGGTTDIAIYSGGSIVYTAVLTLGGHHLTNDVAVGLRTPAHEAEKIKQRYGCCTAGLVHKDETIEVPSVGGRVPRVLSRQILAEILEPRMEEIFTLVQKEIVRSGYEEMIAAGIVVTGGTSMLDGSDALAEQVFNLPVRKGIPKKIGGLVDVVKYPMYATGVGLVMSGANAERQDKRFKVKERNVHTKVIGRMREWLGEIF